gtatttGAACTCATTTTACTTATACACACTcaaaatataaagagagaagAATATCATGCTTTTGTGTGTAAAGTTGAGCATAGCATGAGATGGCATGAAATTTGACCCTTTTTcaatttatattagttttgtCAAATAGGATCATAATGTGGCATGGATTTTAAATGCTGTATAAATTAATGTCTCTTAAAAGGATGGAATGTGTGATTATGTGTGACACCTTTTAATCATTTTGGCTCCTGGTTTAAGTGTTGCAGCTATGCAGCTAGGAAATGGAATGAAATTTGCACCCAAAGCATATGATTTGATTTTCAACTTTGATTCTATCTattgtaaattttattattttacttttgtaGTGCAACAATCCTACACAAAATTATAGTTTAAGAGACTGAaagtaagaaaaaaaacatCAGAAAATGGAGAAAGAAAGCAGAATTGAAGGGATTGAAAGTAGAATAGGAATGCTATATATCGACCTGTAGTAGTAGTACTATGCTGTCACACACAAAATAGAAGAGGAATACTATAATAATTAACCTCCTACTACCACAATTTTTGCCCTAAGCACTTCATATTCGTAACATAGCAACATTCTGAATGCATCTtcatttgttaaaaaaaaaaacgctAGTGTTTACAATTTTACATGATTTGCAGATAAcatttttaatgatattttgaatGAAAGCTGTAATAGAGAAGATCACGATATATTCTGGTTCAATTCCAACAGTAGGatctacatccagtctccatcacaaaaaATGTAGAATTCTCCACTCTAAACAAATTCAAGTTACAATTATCAATTCAAGCCAAATACAAAAACAAATTTACTGATGAGAGTGAATTACAATTACAATTCTATGtccataaaaattaataacactaaTGCTTATATATCAACCTATAGTACTATGCTGTTACATACAGAACATAGAAAATAATCTATAAACCGCAACTAACCTATAACAGCCATACCAGAATTACCAAACTCTGCCTAATCTTTGCTTAGTACTAACATGCAAAAATGGCTGCTACCACAATCTTTGCCCTATGCACTTCATATTTATAACATAATAACTTTCTCAATGCATCTTCATTTgcccaaaaagaaaaaggcagCTGgtgcttaaaattttattttattagatagagatattttataaaattatcgcATGATTTTGcagaaaaatatgcaaatgaCAGTTATAATGATATTGTGAATGAAAGCTGTAATAGAGAAGATGAACATCacgatatatcctggttcaatCCCAAAATGGGatctacatccagtctccaccataACAAATGGTAGAACTTTTCACTATAAACAAATTCAAGTTACAAATACCAATTCAAGCCAAATACAAAAACAAATTTCTCAAATGCCACACATGGctttttcttgatgttctcacATCCTAGCATGACAGAAATTGATACACACTTTCtaagctttctctttcttataAATACAATAACTCATATCAGCTATCCTAAAATAGAATGAAATGATGAAGACATGaaaactcttttttcttttaacattgCAAGTTTGTACACTTTCTGCCTATTTTTGACAGGCTGCTCCAACTGTATCCTTATCATTGAAGGTgctcttgttgcattttgattgatCTATCGGTCTTAGCGAAATTCTGTTCTACATCATCTACTTCTACTTTTGATTTTGTATGAGGATGGTGTCTTCCATGAATTCAGCTTACGTATTGATGCACCGAAACAAACACATTAGAACAACTCATACAATTTTTGCTTAGCTAGCACACATTAACTCAAATCATAAATGTTTGGGATCACAAAGTTTATTAGTTTCTTAATTCAACAGAattaataagaagaaaataaacttATACCAAATCCAACAAAGGCCACGGGCAAGCAAGCAGGAGCAACAGGAAGAAAGGTAATGAAAGGCCTTCCATTTGGGTGTCAGACAAGGCATGGTGCAAAAGTAGCTgattgaaattagaaaaataaaaaagaaagaagaaaaaccaTTACAATAGAAAAGGTAAAAAATGGAAGGGAAAGATTTCATGATTCTCAAGGTATGATCcttgaattaacaaaacaagcTTCAATAGACAGAGAAGCATCCTTACAAGAATGGAGGTGCACAACCGAACTGCATTAAACTGACAAGTCCCAGAAGAATCATTCAATGTCCCTAtacatgatgaacaaagaagaagaaattaggaATAAAAAGGATCAAAATTTGGAAATAAAAGTAAGATTAAGTAGAAGAGAATGAATATGATGTAGGAGAAGATGAAGTGGGTTTGGGATATAGAGAGATAGCAAAAGAGTTACCTGTTTTAAGATGTTGAGTCATTGCGAATCTCTTTTCTATCAACATAAATTTCAGGGATGTGGGAAATGGATGGCCAAATGTGGGGGTCCTTCCTCTCTATGCCTTCACCCAACATCGGACATTCCCAGATGTAGAGTTCCCTTGCAGAGGCAGGCAGCCTTATTATGTTCTCCAGCTTAGGGCATTCTGAAATGAATAAGTATTGGAGGGACTGTGACTCTGACAGCTCCAGAGATGTCAAATTTTCACATCTTTCTATTCTCAGATCATTGAGATTCGGGAACGCTGGGAATGCGAAGGATGTAAGCGAATCACAGCTGTTGTCTATTTCTAATCCCTGTAGCGAGTGATGTTGTTGGTGTTGCATTGGGAATTCTACATTCTTGCAATCCATGATGTACAGCTCTTTCAATGAAGGGGGCAAAGAATCCTCTGGAAATGATATGGCTGATGAGCACTCTGAGATCCTTAGTTCTATGAGAGAGGTTGGTTGGGTGTGGGTCATGGCCTCAAACACATACTCCACCTGCTGCTCTCCATTAACCCATAGTTCCTCCAACATGGAAAGTGGTAGGTCCCGCAATCTTGCTTCCTGTGTGCCATATATTCTTAATTCGCGAATGATGGGAGCTCTTGGCACATAACAACCAAGCTGCTCGCATACTGAAATCCAAAGTGATTTCAAAGACGGAAGGAAAGTGGGCAAATCTCCTcttaacttaggacaatcccaTATCTCAAGTGTCTCAAGTTGAGGAAATggtgcatcatcatcatcatcacattCATATGACTCCCATTCCTCCAAGCAAGGCATTCCTTTAATACTGAGATATTTAAGGGATCGGAAGGGTGTCTCCTGATGCTGACGAGTTCCATCACCCTTATAGAATGAGTCATCAATCTTCTTCAGCTTATCACAACCTGAAATCAGCAATCTCGTTAGAGCGGGTAACTGTCCAAGTGAAGGAAGCACCCAACAATTCCTGCATCCACTCAGCTCCAACTCAGTCATGTTGTGGTACGAAGACTGCCCTACCCAATCCGGATACATCGTACCTCTGTAACCCAATATCCATAGTACCTTCAAGTCTTTGTGAGGACGTAATTTGTCAAGTACATCTTTTTCACTTTGGGAATCACAAACCtcactttcttcaaatgatgACCACCTCAATTCCAAAGCATTCAGGTGTATTTTTTCATCCATCCTTGCATTCGATGCTTCACCACTATTCTTAACATTCTCTAGTTTCTCAATACAAAATGAGCCATGAAGATGTGCTAGCTCTCCCAATTCTCCAATCCCATTCTCTTCATGTTTGCCCACAATATAGTCACTTAAAAATTGCAAATCTTTTAATTTGCTCATCTTTTTTGGCATCTCTTCCAAACCAGTTTCAGAAACATCAAGATGACGCAAATTCACAAGATTTTGCATCTTGCTAGGAAGCTTTTTAAGTTTTCTACACTTTCTCAACTTCAAGGTTTGTAAATTGTACAAGCAACTTAAAGACTCGGGCAAAGTCACGATGGATGTGTATGAAAGATCCAAATAACGCAAATGGATCAATTCACCAATTGAGCGATGCAACAAGTTTTCATCATCTgaacaaaatttaaatgacaaaaCTCGTAAGCACTTCAATTGTTCTAGTAACTCACAAGGAACGACTATTCCCTCTGAGAATCCATGATATGT
This sequence is a window from Arachis duranensis cultivar V14167 chromosome 2, aradu.V14167.gnm2.J7QH, whole genome shotgun sequence. Protein-coding genes within it:
- the LOC107475988 gene encoding putative disease resistance RPP13-like protein 1 isoform X2, which encodes MQWTIHFIKAFKHVTVFEEKTQKHHVNLSRRPISISILKSIYNTIYLAKLHCNLPLPSYPFVFVRIFKFQCKLHTTSLTLTYFLALVNMAASVVGGAFLSSFLNVLFDRLSDPEIINMMRGKKVDQKLLQKLKTILNVVEVVLNDAEKKQITDSAVKRWLEDLQDAVYDADDLLDEVATKAATQKDPPGCDKLKKIDDSFYKGDGTRQHQETPFRSLKYLSIKGMPCLEEWESYECDDDDDAPFPQLETLEIWDCPKLRGDLPTFLPSLKSLWISVCEQLGCYVPRAPIIRELRIYGTQEARLRDLPLSMLEELWVNGEQQVEYVFEAMTHTQPTSLIELRISECSSAISFPEDSLPPSLKELYIMDCKNVEFPMQHQQHHSLQGLEIDNSCDSLTSFAFPAFPNLNDLRIERCENLTSLELSESQSLQYLFISECPKLENIIRLPASARELYIWECPMLGEGIERKDPHIWPSISHIPEIYVDRKEIRNDSTS
- the LOC107475988 gene encoding putative disease resistance protein At3g14460 isoform X1, whose amino-acid sequence is MHNLVHDLATFYGEKFYFRTFEVKNVLKHDIKTRHLSYVLRNKDSVSKILEVCDSLKHARTLLQVYLNTYHGFSEGIVVPCELLEQLKCLRVLSFKFCSDDENLLHRSIGELIHLRYLDLSYTSIVTLPESLSCLYNLQTLKLRKCRKLKKLPSKMQNLVNLRHLDVSETGLEEMPKKMSKLKDLQFLSDYIVGKHEENGIGELGELAHLHGSFCIEKLENVKNSGEASNARMDEKIHLNALELRWSSFEESEVCDSQSEKDVLDKLRPHKDLKVLWILGYRGTMYPDWVGQSSYHNMTELELSGCRNCWVLPSLGQLPALTRLLISGCDKLKKIDDSFYKGDGTRQHQETPFRSLKYLSIKGMPCLEEWESYECDDDDDAPFPQLETLEIWDCPKLRGDLPTFLPSLKSLWISVCEQLGCYVPRAPIIRELRIYGTQEARLRDLPLSMLEELWVNGEQQVEYVFEAMTHTQPTSLIELRISECSSAISFPEDSLPPSLKELYIMDCKNVEFPMQHQQHHSLQGLEIDNSCDSLTSFAFPAFPNLNDLRIERCENLTSLELSESQSLQYLFISECPKLENIIRLPASARELYIWECPMLGEGIERKDPHIWPSISHIPEIYVDRKEIRNDSTS